The following proteins are co-located in the Desulfoscipio sp. XC116 genome:
- a CDS encoding DUF370 domain-containing protein, with product MFLHLGGDVIVPKKDIVAILDIRSQSSAITREFLDIAEDEGFIVNISEPGKEKTYIITGNEIYLSPISCTTLKKRAL from the coding sequence TTGTTTTTACACCTTGGCGGGGATGTTATTGTTCCTAAAAAGGATATAGTGGCAATTTTAGATATCAGATCACAATCTTCCGCTATAACCCGTGAATTTTTAGATATAGCCGAGGATGAAGGTTTTATTGTTAATATATCGGAACCGGGTAAAGAAAAAACTTATATTATCACGGGCAATGAAATATATTTATCACCAATTTCCTGTACTACACTAAAAAAACGAGCCTTATAA
- the gyrB gene encoding DNA topoisomerase (ATP-hydrolyzing) subunit B: MLDNNTSYGAKDIQVLEGLEAVRRRPGMYIGSTSARGLHHLVYEVVDNSIDEAMAGYCDKIDVIVHRDNTVTVIDNGRGIPVDIHPKTGLPAVEVVLTVLHAGGKFGGGGYKVSGGLHGVGVSVVNALSEWLEVEVRRDGFIYHQRFERGVPVTSLKTIGKAGNTGVKITFKPDPQIFEELEFSQETLVQRLRELSFLSKGVKITYNDERIEQQFVYQHSGGIKDFVAYLNKNKSAQHKPVYFEDVKDQVMVEVAFQYTDGFVENLFSYVNNIHTIDGGTHETGFRTALTRVINDYGKKYNILKNGISSLLGEDIREGLTTIISVKVPEPQFEGQTKTKLGNSEVRGIVDTVVSDNLSVFLEENPSVARKILDKSISASRAREAARKARELTRRKTALESSTLPGKLADCSERDPSASELFIVEGDSAGGSAKQGRDRRYQAILPLRGKILNVEKSRLDKILSNEEIRALITALGTGIGDDFNIEKARYHKIIIMTDADVDGAHIRTLLLTFFYRYMRQLIENGYTYIAQPPLFRVRKDKKEHYVYNDKELEQLLGRIGRDKISLQRYKGLGEMDPEQLWDTTMNFDTRTILQVQLEDAIEANQIFSMLMGDKVEPRREFIQENARAVRNLDI; encoded by the coding sequence TTGTTGGATAATAACACCAGTTATGGTGCGAAGGATATTCAGGTACTGGAAGGACTGGAAGCTGTTCGGCGCAGGCCGGGGATGTATATTGGCAGTACTAGCGCCAGAGGGTTGCATCACCTTGTTTACGAGGTGGTGGATAATAGTATCGATGAGGCTATGGCAGGTTATTGCGATAAGATTGATGTTATTGTTCACCGTGATAATACAGTAACAGTTATCGATAATGGCCGTGGTATTCCCGTAGATATTCATCCCAAGACGGGTTTACCTGCTGTGGAGGTGGTGTTGACTGTTTTGCACGCCGGCGGCAAATTTGGCGGCGGCGGCTATAAAGTAAGCGGCGGTTTGCATGGAGTGGGTGTCTCTGTAGTGAATGCTTTATCGGAATGGCTGGAGGTAGAAGTACGCAGGGACGGTTTTATATACCACCAGCGCTTTGAAAGAGGTGTGCCGGTAACTAGCTTAAAGACTATAGGTAAAGCTGGCAACACCGGTGTTAAAATAACCTTCAAACCCGATCCGCAAATATTCGAGGAGTTGGAATTTAGTCAAGAAACACTGGTACAGCGTCTCAGAGAGCTTTCTTTTCTCTCTAAGGGAGTAAAAATAACTTATAATGACGAACGTATAGAACAGCAGTTTGTCTATCAACATAGTGGCGGTATTAAGGATTTTGTAGCGTACTTAAATAAAAATAAAAGCGCTCAGCATAAACCGGTATATTTTGAGGATGTTAAGGATCAAGTCATGGTTGAAGTAGCTTTTCAATATACCGATGGGTTTGTGGAAAATTTATTTTCCTATGTAAATAATATTCACACTATAGACGGCGGCACGCATGAAACAGGTTTTAGAACGGCTCTGACTCGTGTAATTAACGATTATGGGAAAAAGTACAATATCTTAAAAAACGGTATATCAAGTCTGTTGGGCGAAGATATACGCGAGGGTTTAACAACTATTATAAGCGTAAAGGTACCCGAGCCTCAGTTTGAGGGACAAACTAAAACAAAATTAGGCAACAGCGAAGTGCGCGGCATAGTGGATACTGTAGTTTCCGATAATTTAAGTGTTTTTTTAGAAGAAAATCCTTCTGTAGCCCGAAAAATTCTGGATAAATCAATTAGTGCCTCCAGGGCCAGGGAGGCGGCCCGTAAAGCGAGGGAATTAACCAGGCGCAAAACCGCTTTGGAAAGCTCCACTTTACCCGGAAAACTGGCTGACTGCTCGGAACGAGACCCATCCGCAAGCGAACTGTTTATTGTGGAAGGAGATTCGGCTGGAGGTTCGGCCAAACAAGGCAGGGACAGGCGTTATCAGGCCATACTTCCGCTGCGCGGTAAAATTTTAAATGTGGAGAAGTCCCGGTTGGATAAAATATTATCCAACGAGGAGATAAGAGCTTTAATTACAGCACTGGGTACGGGAATTGGTGATGATTTTAATATTGAAAAAGCCCGTTATCACAAAATTATTATCATGACCGATGCAGATGTGGACGGGGCCCATATTCGTACCTTACTTCTTACATTCTTTTACCGCTATATGCGGCAGCTAATTGAAAACGGTTATACTTATATTGCTCAACCGCCGTTGTTCCGGGTACGTAAAGATAAAAAAGAGCATTACGTTTATAATGATAAAGAATTAGAACAGCTGCTTGGTAGAATTGGACGCGATAAAATATCTTTACAAAGATATAAGGGTTTGGGGGAGATGGATCCCGAGCAGCTTTGGGATACTACTATGAACTTTGACACCCGTACCATATTGCAAGTACAATTGGAGGATGCTATTGAAGCCAATCAAATTTTTTCCATGCTTATGGGGGATAAAGTAGAACCACGCAGAGAGTTTATTCAAGAAAATGCCCGGGCGGTTAGAAATCTTGATATATAA
- the gyrA gene encoding DNA gyrase subunit A has translation MPALTGKVVPININEEMKHSYLDYAMSVIVGRALPDVRDGLKPVHRRILYAMHTLGVTPDKPHRKSAYIVGEVMAKYHPHGDAAIYDTLVRLAQNFASRYPLVDGHGNFGSVDGDSAAAMRYTEARLSKITTQMLADIDKETVDFIPNYDESGKEPAILPSRFPNLLVNGSAGIAVGMATNIPPHNLTEVINGFIKLIDDPQIDIADLMQYIKGPDFPTGAIIMGRDGIRSAYKTGRGTVKVRAKTEIEESGKKTSIIVSELPYQVNKARLIEKIAELVKDKKIDGISDLRDESDRHGMRIVIELRRDANSKVILNQLYKHTQMQDTFGVIMLALVNGEPKVLNLRELLHHYLEHQKEIIIRRTKYDLRKAEERAHIVEGLRIALANLDEVIKIIRGSKNIETARESLMNRFNFSEKQAQAILDMRLHRLTGLEREKLETEYKELIKKIEYYLSVLANEKMILGIVKEEILAIKNKYGDERRTAISSESIDFEDEDLIPEEDVVIAITNQGYIKRMPLDTYRSQRRGGRGINAMGIKEDDFLQHLFIATTHHYFLFFTNKGKVYRLKGYEIPESGRQARGTAIVNLLYIDKDECITAVIPVREFDNNYYLLMATCHGIIKKTPLSEYGHTKRDGIKALNLDDGDALVNALLTDGTEEVIIGTKNGLAIRFSEKDVRSTGRVTRGVKGITLNKLDEVVSMGLICEDSELLVVTSKGYGKRTKINEYRTQSRGGKGIINIKCMERNGLVVSLQVVKPEDEVLMISADGIMIRIKVDDISLFGRITQGVLLMKLGEGDHVVAVAKVVSGED, from the coding sequence TTGCCTGCTTTAACTGGAAAAGTTGTTCCTATTAATATAAACGAGGAAATGAAGCATTCCTACCTGGATTATGCAATGAGCGTAATTGTGGGCAGGGCCTTACCCGATGTAAGAGATGGATTAAAACCCGTGCACCGCCGGATTCTTTATGCTATGCACACACTTGGTGTAACCCCGGATAAACCACACCGCAAATCAGCATATATAGTCGGTGAAGTAATGGCTAAATATCACCCCCATGGTGACGCGGCTATTTATGACACTTTGGTAAGGCTGGCTCAAAATTTTGCCTCGCGTTATCCCCTGGTAGACGGGCATGGTAACTTTGGGTCGGTAGATGGTGATTCCGCGGCAGCCATGCGTTATACTGAAGCCCGTTTATCTAAAATTACTACTCAAATGCTGGCTGATATTGATAAGGAAACGGTTGATTTTATACCAAATTATGATGAGAGTGGTAAGGAACCTGCTATTCTTCCCTCTCGTTTCCCTAATTTACTTGTTAATGGTTCCGCCGGCATAGCCGTGGGTATGGCCACTAATATTCCACCCCATAACCTAACTGAAGTTATTAATGGTTTTATTAAGCTGATAGATGATCCGCAGATTGATATCGCTGATTTAATGCAGTATATTAAAGGGCCGGATTTTCCCACCGGGGCTATTATTATGGGGCGTGATGGTATACGCTCGGCCTATAAAACCGGCAGAGGTACGGTTAAAGTCAGGGCTAAGACCGAAATAGAGGAAAGCGGAAAAAAAACCAGCATAATTGTCTCTGAGTTACCTTATCAAGTAAACAAAGCTCGGCTAATAGAAAAAATTGCTGAGTTGGTAAAAGATAAAAAAATAGATGGCATATCTGATTTACGGGATGAATCGGACCGGCATGGCATGCGAATCGTTATTGAATTACGCCGGGATGCCAATTCCAAAGTAATACTAAATCAACTGTATAAGCATACACAAATGCAGGATACATTTGGTGTTATTATGCTGGCTTTGGTTAATGGTGAACCTAAAGTTTTAAACTTAAGAGAACTATTGCATCACTATCTGGAGCATCAAAAGGAAATAATTATACGACGTACAAAGTATGACTTGCGCAAAGCTGAAGAAAGAGCTCACATAGTAGAGGGTTTGCGTATAGCATTAGCAAATTTGGATGAGGTAATTAAAATAATTCGTGGTTCCAAAAATATAGAAACAGCTCGGGAAAGTTTAATGAATAGGTTTAATTTTTCTGAGAAACAAGCCCAAGCAATTTTAGATATGCGTTTACATCGTCTGACAGGTTTGGAAAGAGAAAAATTAGAAACTGAATACAAAGAGTTAATTAAAAAAATAGAGTATTATCTTTCTGTGTTAGCAAATGAAAAAATGATCTTGGGTATTGTTAAAGAAGAAATACTGGCTATTAAGAATAAATATGGAGATGAACGTCGTACCGCTATTTCCAGTGAGAGTATAGACTTTGAAGATGAGGATTTAATTCCTGAAGAAGATGTAGTTATCGCCATAACTAATCAGGGCTATATAAAAAGAATGCCTTTGGATACATACCGCAGCCAGAGAAGAGGCGGACGCGGAATTAATGCTATGGGAATTAAAGAAGACGACTTTCTACAGCATTTATTTATTGCAACTACTCATCATTATTTTCTTTTTTTTACAAATAAAGGTAAAGTATATAGGCTAAAAGGATACGAGATTCCCGAGTCCGGTCGCCAGGCCCGGGGTACTGCTATTGTTAATTTACTTTATATAGATAAAGACGAATGTATTACCGCGGTTATACCTGTCAGGGAATTTGATAATAATTATTATTTGCTTATGGCTACTTGCCATGGAATTATTAAAAAAACACCTCTTAGTGAGTATGGTCATACCAAGCGTGATGGTATAAAAGCTCTTAATTTGGATGATGGGGATGCACTGGTTAATGCTTTATTAACCGATGGTACGGAGGAAGTTATTATTGGTACTAAAAATGGTTTAGCTATAAGATTTTCTGAAAAAGATGTGCGTTCTACCGGCAGGGTTACCAGAGGTGTTAAAGGAATTACTTTAAACAAACTTGATGAAGTAGTATCTATGGGTTTAATATGTGAAGATTCGGAATTACTGGTAGTAACCAGTAAAGGATATGGCAAACGAACTAAAATTAATGAGTATAGAACTCAATCCCGGGGTGGTAAGGGAATAATAAATATAAAATGTATGGAGCGAAACGGACTCGTTGTATCATTGCAGGTTGTAAAACCTGAAGATGAAGTATTAATGATTAGTGCGGATGGTATAATGATCCGGATTAAAGTAGATGATATATCTTTATTCGGACGTATTACCCAGGGGGTATTGTTGATGAAATTGGGTGAAGGTGATCATGTAGTGGCAGTAG